The Variovorax sp. PMC12 genome segment CATGCCGCGCTGCAGCCAGCGGCCGCCGGCAATGTTGCCGACGATGTTCATGGCGGCTGCCAGCGCGGTCAGCAAGGCATTCCAGCCGGCCGGCACGCCGGCGCCGGCATAGATGGCCGGAAGAAAGCCGATCACCGCCATCCATTGGGCGGAGTAGACGGCGAAAGTCAGCGCGACCAGCCAGGGCGCGCGCGCACCCACCGTGGCGCGCAGCCGGGACGACCATGCCGTCGAAGCGCCGCCCGCAGCGGCCGGGCGCAGCCGGTCGGCCGGCACCGCCAGCCAGAGCCAGAGCGCGGCCAGGGCGGAAACCACCGACAGCGCCCACCACCAGTCCGGCCATCCGCCCCAGCCGATCAGGGCCGGCCCGACCAACAGCGCCAGCGCAACGCCGAGCGGCATGTAGGCGCCCCAGAGCCCCAGCGCGGCCTTGTCGGCGCCCGGGGGCGTCAAGGCGCGGATCAAGCCCGGGCCCGGCATGACGGTCAGCAGAAAACCCACGCCTTCGACGGCCCGCAGCACAAGCAGCCACCGCACCGCATGGGAGCCTTCCACCGCGACGCTGCCGACCCAGCCGCCCAGCAGGCTGGCGACCGTCAGGACCACGAGCCCCGTCAGCATGCTGCGCCGCAGGCCGATGCTGTCGGCCGCGAGCCCGGCAACCAGCCCCAGCGTCATGCTGGCGACCTGTACCAGC includes the following:
- a CDS encoding MFS transporter; the encoded protein is MSNAARPRVPVAAFAVLLGGVSGALHLGKLPPAVPALQASLGIGLVEAGFLLSLVQVASMTLGLVAGLAADSIGLRRSMLTGLVVLTVASLLGGWVGSVAVEGSHAVRWLLVLRAVEGVGFLLTVMPGPGLIRALTPPGADKAALGLWGAYMPLGVALALLVGPALIGWGGWPDWWWALSVVSALAALWLWLAVPADRLRPAAAGGASTAWSSRLRATVGARAPWLVALTFAVYSAQWMAVIGFLPAIYAGAGVPAGWNALLTALAAAMNIVGNIAGGRWLQRGMAPERLLQWGFLAMALGGVAAFAQAGQGADALGLPPALRYVAVCAFSLGGGMVPATLFLLGVRFAPGPATVSTTVGLMQQASSLGQFLAPPAVAWVAHRVGGWHWTWAATLACSLVGMTIARRLGRIRPAAGMA